ATACAACCTAATACCAAATTCATCTTTTTAGAATCTCCTTCAAACCCAGGCTTGGAACTAGTAGATCTAGAATGGTTAGGTGGATTGAAGAAAAAATATCCGAACATTATTTTTGCCATAGACAATTGTTTCGCAACACCTTATCTGCAGAAACCATTACCTTATGGTTTTGACCTATCAATCCATTCAGCAACAAAATATATGGATGGTCAAGGCCGTGTATTAGGCGGTGTAGTAGTTGGAAAAGAAGAACTGATTGAAAAAATGATGTTCTTGATTCGTCATACAGGTCCAGCAATGTCACCATTCAATGCTTGGGTGCTTTCAAAAAGTATCGAAACACTAGGATTGAGAATGGACAGACACTGTTCAAATGCGTTAGCTCTAGCTCAAGAATTAGAAAAAAATAAAGAAATACTAGATGTAAAATATCCTTTTCTTCCTTCCCACCCTCAATATGAATTAGCTAAAAAACAAATGAAAGCTGGAGGTGGTATTGTTACAATTGAAGTTAAAGGCGGAAAAGAAAGAGCATTCCAATTTTTGGATGCCCTAAAAATGATTTTATATACTTCAAATCTTGGTGATTCGCGCAGTATTGCAACCCATCCTGCTTCCACAACACACTCAAAACTAACAGAAGAAGAAAGAGAAAAATTAGGAATCAGACCTGGAACTATTAGACTGTCTATAGGTATTGAAGACCAAAATGATATCATTCAAGATATCTTGCAAGCACTGGATGCTTCTGTAAAATAAAAAAAGACATAAGACATAAGACAATAGAACTTATATAACTTGTAAAAAAATTCGCTGTCTTAGAATTATAATGCTGTCTTAAAAATTTAAAAAGACAAGAGCCGGATTAATCCGGCTCTTCATATTTTCAGACAATAGAGATTATACAAATATCCCACAAACCAAATCTAATGTCTAATGTCTATTGTCTAATGTCTAAAGACTAAAGTCCCTCTAAACCGCCGCTAAAGCTGCTTCGTAGTTAGGTTCTTCGGTAGTTTCTGCGATTTGCTCTGTATATTTCACTTTGCCATTTTCGTCAACCACCACTACAGAACGGCTTAACAATCCTGTCAAAGGTCCATCAGTGAATTTCACACCATAAGCATTCGCGAAGGATTCATCTTTAAAATCCGATAAAGTAATCACGTTTTCTAGACCTTCGGCCGCACAAAAACGACTTTGAGCAAATGGAAGATCCTTAGAAATACACAATACAACTGTATTGTCTAAGCCTGAAGCCTTCTCGTTAAATTGACGTACTGACATGGCACATGTTCCGGTATCAATACTTGGAAATATATTTAGGATAACTTTCTTTCCTGCAAAATCTTTTAATGATTTTTGTGACAAATCGCCAGCTGTAAGTGTAAAATCTGGAGCTGTCTCACCTACTTTAGGTAATTCTCCGCTGGTATGCACTGCATTACCTTTAAATGATACTTGAGCCATAAATAGTTTTTTATATATGTTTATATTCAAAACCAATATACCTCATTTATGTTTTGATTAAAAACAATTGTCCTTTATTTATTAATAATTGACAAAAATTTTATATTAATTAACAAAATTTTACTATGTTAGCATATCAAATAGTTTTTGAAAAACGCTAATCAATAATTACTATGAAACGATTATTACTCAGTTTGTTATTAGCTTCCCCTTCCCTTTTATTTGCTCAGGGTTCTCAAGTTAATACCCAAAGCCAAAAAGCAGTGGGTATGGCGGGCGCAGGGTCCGCACTTTTTATCGATGAAACTTCAATCGTATACAACCCGGGCGCTTTGGTAAAAATGGAAAACAATGGGGTACAAATAGGTGGTAGCGCCATCATGTACAGATCTCAATTCCAAGAAGCAGGAAGTCCAGACGTACATAACACCAGATTTCAAATCTCTCCCCCCTTCGGAGCTTATGCCACTTTCGGACCTAAAGGCTCTTGGTGGAAAGCAGGGATCGGAGTATATACCCCTTTTGGAGGATCTGTTGATTGGGGAACTGAATGGCCAGGAAGATTCTCCTTGACTCACCTTTCGATGCGAGCAATCTATATCCAACCAACAGTTAGTTTTAAATTAACAGAACAGTTCAGCGTCGGTGGTGGATTTGTTTACAACATCGGTCTTGTAGATCTTGGAAGAGCATTGCCTGTTTTTTATCCAGATGGAAGAAACGGCCAAGCAACTCTTAAAGGTACTGGAACCGGAATGGGATACAACTTAGGTGTACACTATACATTGGATGAAACATTTGCTCTATCTGTAAATTACCGTTCGAAGGTCGTTACTAAACTAGAAGGTGGTGACGCTACTTTTGATGTGCCATCTTCATTGGCAGCGAATTTCCCGAATGGAAAATTTGACGCTGAATTGCCTTTGCCATCTTCATTCAACGTAGGTATCACATTCCCACTTTCTGAAAAAGTCGATGCAGCAATTGATGGATCTTTAATCAATTACAGCATTTACAAAGAATTGGTGTTCGACTATGAAAACAATACACCAGTGTTACAGGATACCCGATCTGAAAAAAGATATCAAAATGCATTCTCAGGAAAAGCAGGTATCAACTACGAAGTAAATGATAAATTAGACCTTCGGTTAGGTGCTGGTTATGTATACACTCCTGTGCAAGCAAAATATGTATATCCAGAAACTCCAGATAATAACCGTGTAATGGCCGCTGGTGGTTTAACCTATAAATTCAACCCTAATTGGCAAATGTCCGCAGCATATGTATTCCAAAAAATATTGAAGAGAACAACCACAAATGCTGAAACGCAATTAAGAGGTGCATATGAAACAAATATTCATGCACCAGGTATTTCTGTATCTTATTATTGGTAGGACTTAAATTATGAAAACAATGAAAAAGAATTTCAAACTATATATTGGACTTGCATTAATAGGACTTGCAAGCTCATGTGCTCCCTCATTGGATGAATTTGAACCAAGTAAAGGTACTGCCGACTTCTCAAAATTTATCGCAGTAGGAAACTCCTTGACTTCTGGATATGCAGATAATGGACTATATCTTGAAGGGCAAAAAGTAGCATTCCCAAATTTAATCGCTGAACAGTTAAAAGAAGTTGGTGGTGGAGAATTTACTTCCCCCATTCTTTAGCCAAGACCAAGAAAATGGCTCTGGTTACATTAAATTCGGTGGATTTGATACAAATGGCAACCCAGTGATGGAACCTGTTACAGATAAATTAGCCGTAAGAGGACTAAATCCTGATGGAAAACCATTGTACACCAAATACACAGATCCTATCCAAAACTTAGGTGTACCTGGAATGCGCCTAGATATGTCTATGGCTCCTGGTGTCGGAACAGTTATGGGAAACCCATATTTCGAACGCCTTTTACCTGAAGGAACACCAGCAACAATGAAATATGTAGAATATGCCGCAAGTCACGAACACACCTTCTTTACCTTTTGGTTAGGAAATAACGATGTGCTTGGTTATGCTACAAATGGTGCTGCCGCAACTGAAGATGCAACTAAAAAATTATTAGATCTTCCAACATTCGAATTTGCGTATAATGCATTTGTGAAAGCACTTGTTGGAACTGGAGCTAAAGGTGTGGTTGCAACAATCCCTGATGTTACGGCCATCCCAGTGTTAAATACCCTAACAACAGCTCGCTTAAATGCTGCCGTTGAAGCTGCTACTGAAGGTCAAGCAAAAAATGTATATATCGCAACGAAAAAAGGACCAAGAATAGCAACAGAAACTGATTTATTTATGTTGACTTTCCCAACAGCTTTATTGGGAAAACCAAATGAGGCTGGAATTCCATACGGTATCCATCCTTTGAATCCAATTGCCGATAACTATGTATTGGACAAAGATGAAGTGGTAGAAGTATCGAACAGAGTAAAAGCTTTTAACGAAAAAATCAAAGCAATTGCTGGAGCAAATGACCTAGCTGTAGCTGACGTATATACGTTCTTAAACAAAGTAAAATCAGGATACAACTATAATGGTGTACATATCTCAGCAGCATTTATAACTGGTAATGCCTTCTCACTAGATGGCGTCCACCTAACCCCTATGGGAAATGCAATCGTAGCTAACGTATTTATCGACGCTATAAACGCTAAATACAACTCCAAAAATCGGAAAAATTGACGTCAGTCAATACCGAGGAGTTAAGTTTCCGAATTAGTGAAAAAACTAAAAAACCCTCCCGAAAAGAGGGTTTTTTAGTTTTTAGATATGAGATGTGAGATATGGGATATGAGAAATTTGAAAGCCTGCCTATCCCACTTTCTATCTCAAATCTCAAATCTCATATCTCACATCTCACATCCAATTTTCACATCTCACATCTCACATCTATTCCCTACCTTTACACCATAAATCAAAAAACATGAAAGTTCATTTAAAAAGACAGAATCAAGGAGTACATTTTGAAGCATCTAGCGAGTTGTCTTCAGTAAAGGTGAATATTGATGGACCTGAATCCATTGGTGGCGAAGGAAAGGGTGTGAGACCTATGGAATTGGTATTGATGGCATTGGGTTCCTGCAGTGTATTCGACTTAACTACAATCTTGCAAAAGCAACGCCAGGATATACAAGATATTGATGTAGAGGTACAGGGAGAACGTCGTGAAGAGATCCCAAATATCTTCACTAAGATTCATATAGCTTTTAAATTAAAAGGTGAAATCGATCCTGCAAAAGCAGAAAGAGCAGCTGAATTGGCCGTAAAGAAATATTGCTCAGTGCATGATATGTTGGCTAATGGTGGAATTGAAATTACCTATAGCCTTCAAATCAATTAAAATTATTTAAGGACTAATTTTGAGGGATATACCACTTCTTGTGCAGTATCGGTATATTCTTTCTTATCTATAATATCGAACAATATTTCAGCAGCTTTATGTGCTTGTTTTTCTGGATATTGTTCGATACTACCCATTGGCGGATTATCCATATACTTCCACAAAGGATAATTGGCATAACTGATAAAAAACATATCTTGATTTAGAATAATGCCACGTTGTTTCGCATAACGAATTAAATCCAAAGTCACAAAATCATTGAATGAAATTAATGCTGAAGGACGGTCTACCAAAGTGCAAATCTTTTCCATGGCTTCTTCATTCCCTGCTTCTGTTAAATCAGTATTCACAACATAACTAGCATCATATTCTATCCCATTTTTGTCCATAGCTACTTTAAAAGCCTCAGCTCTTTCCTTCGAAGCCAATAGAGATTCAGGACCATTGATCAAGGCTATCTTTTGATGACCACGATCCACAAAAGCATCAATCGCTTCTATCATTCCTGACGCTAGATCACTGTAAACTTTATGCACATTGGGCATATCCGGCACACAATCAAAAAACACAATAGGAATTTCTGTTTTGGCAAGGATATCTAAGAAGTCCGTGTCGCCAGTATTCTTGCTCATAGAAATTAAGATACCATCAACACGATGTTTTTTAAAAGTTTGGATAATATTCAGCTCCCTATTTTCGTCATCCAGGGATTGACCCAATAGAACCGTATATTTTCTCTCTTCAGCCACATTTTCAATAGCTGAAATTGCTTCCGAGAAAAATGGCTCAGATAATTTTGGCAAGATTACCCCAATTGTAAATGTCTTCCGCTGTTTAAAAAATATGGCAGTTTTGGTTAGGCTCATAAGCCATCTCCTCCGCCATTTTCTTAACACGCATCGTCGTAACCAAACCAATGCTTGGATGGTCATTCAATGCTCGTGAAACAGTAGAAGGGGAAATTTTAAGCTTCCTTGCGATTTCCTTGATAGTCGTGGGTTTATTGCCTGCCATGCATCAAAGTTAATAATTATAAAATGATTTATTAATCCTTTATCATATTGCGGCGAGGGATTTTATTCAATTCCCGAATCTGACTCCGATTTGTTTTTACGCTTGACGTAACCCTCGCAGATGCCCTCGCATTTGATGCACCCAACAACGAAAGTCCTTTTTGTGTCATATCTTCTGAAGGGTCTCCAAGTAGCTTATGAATATTGTCGTTAGCCTGGAAATTAGCGGTAATACCATCCCAATAATCCGTAAAACCTTGCGCATTGATGATCTTAAATGAGGCAGCCCATAGACCAACATCATCGGAAATATCCTCCCTAAAGAAACCAACAGGCTTGCCATAGGTCGATTTCTCATATCCTACCAACTGAACTTTCATATATGGCATTAAAGCTGAGATAACGATCTCACTCGCAGAGGCGGTATAGTCACTTACTAGAAAAACAACATCGGTAACTTCTAGACCATTATTATCCCTTGCAAAGATCTCATCAACAAATTCTGTACTACCCTCATTCCGCTCTCTCTCCAAGTTTTTATTAACATCATATTTGAACATGACTTTTTTATCACCACTGCTGTTGATGATTTTATTCAATAGATAGATCGCTGAACTTACATAACCACCACCATTATAGCGTAAATCTACAATAAGCTTCTTTACCTGTTGAGCTCCAAAAACCGTGAATGTAGAATCAATTCCTTTTTTCATCTTGGAGTCCGAACCACCAGACCTAAGCTCTTCAAAGGATGACAATGCAATATAACCTACTTTAGTGCTATTATCAGTGAAAACCTTTCCTAACATAAAGGGTTGAATGTCGTAGGTATCATAATTAAGGTTATGAGTTTTCTTTGTACCATTTATACTTTGGACAGTAATATTTAGGGTTTTTCTTTCGATGTATTCATCCACTTTCGATTGATTAGCATAAACCATGTTTTTATCACCTTCCATCTCCAATACCCTATCCCCTCTTTTTATGCCAGCTCTTTCACCAGGTGAACCACCCTCAACAAACATCACAAATAAGCTATCCTGCCTATCCCCATCAAAGGCCATATAAAGACCATAACCATCCGTCACATCTGCACGTGATGAAGCATCAGAGCCTGAACTCAAATCCTCAATCCATGAAAACCTATCTAATGGACCATTATAGCTTGGATGATAGATATAATTTGTCTTTTGTGGAGTCTGACTCATTAAATATCCCAATAACGCATCTGCATCATCATATTTATCTGTCAAGGTCGAAATTGGATTAGCCACCTCAATGGATGATTCCCAATAAGACAAATACTTGTATTTGGAATATACACTGTCCAAAACTTGTTGGGCAGCAGTCCTAGTTCCATCACCACCGGGTCTCGGTGGTGGGTCTATATCTTTAAGGTCCTTTTTACAACCAACAAATAATATAACGGTTGCAAGGATTATAATCTTTCCCAGTAATATGTTTTTCATCTGAATTATTAAGTAATCTCGAATTATACAAATTTGATTCCAATAATTGACTCAAATTTGAACAAAAAGATTAATCCTTAATGGGCAATGATGGCATCTTATCTTTAGAAAACTTGTACATGTTGTTTCTGTAAGATTTCATCTCAGGTTGTTGTGGCGTTTGAATAACATCTAAACCTGTTTTTGATCTCCGTGCAGAAGCCCTTGCAGAATATGAACCTGTAGCAATATGGTCCAATGCTGCAGCAAGCAAACTCTCACTTTCATCACCCAGTTGAGTCAAGAAACCATCTCTAGCATCTTTCTTCTGACCAGTCAATCCACTGAAATAATCACCATAACCATCCTTATTGTTCATTTGGAAAGAAGTAATATATAAATCAGCATACCCATTGACAGTTGGCCATCCAAAAAAGCCAACAGGTTTACCGTATGTTCCTCTTCCATTAGTCGTAATTAGTTCTACAGTCATATAAGGTTTCAGAACATTGATCACCAATTCACTCGCGGATGCCGTACTAGTCGTACCCAAGAAATAAACTCTCGGTAAATTCAAGCTATTGGTCTTGTTGAAGTTCACAGATTGAAAAGGCGCTTCAGGATTCGAATTATCATTCCAACCAGCCTCAGCAAGGTTTTTATTTACCTTATAGTCATACATCTTTCCTTTCCCTGCTGCAACAGGCGCAATTAAATTTGCCATAAACTCCGCTGAACTCGTAGAACCACCACCATTGTACCTTAAGTCTACAACTAATTCATCGATGTTTGCCGTTTCAAACTCTTTGAAAGCATCCAACATCGCATTATAATAAGCATTCGGTTTAGAATTACTGAAAACATTGACAAATGAGGTGTAAAATAGATATCCCACTTTTTTGCGATTGACAGTAAAGATTTTTTTGATCAATATTGGATCGATATTGTATGCTGCTGCCGATACTGTTATTTTTTTAGTGCCAGTTTCTCCAGCTGCCTGAACAACTAATTCAAGAGCACCCTCTCCAGTCATAACTTTATAAAAGTTCTTGAAATCTTGTTTCTCGTCGGTATCGTAGTCAATCTTGGAATCACCATTGATACTTAAAATCTTCATCCCACGAATTAAACCAGCTTTCTCTGCTGGTGAACCCTTCTGAACTACCTTAACGTAAAGATTCGTTTCAGTGTTATTGTTCTGATCAGTAACAGAAATATAGATCGGGGTAATACCAGTTTCCTTATAAACCCCTTGCTGTATTTCTTCACTCACTGTTCCTGCGCGATCCACAAAACTAAAACGGTCATCAGGTGCATCTTTTCTTAAGGCCGCAAATACTTCCTCGGAAGTCTGAAAGGAACCCGTAAAAGCTTTAAGATCTGCCTTACCATCAGTACCTACTTTTGGTTGAGGCAATTTCTCCTCCCAAAGCGAAAATAAAAGAGAATAAAAATACGTGGAATCCCTCAACAAAATCTCTTTATCAGGGTCGCGACCATCATCTTCTTCTGGTTTTACAGAATCTTTTTTACAGCCTACACAAAAGATAAGTGTAGCAAGAAAGGCAAAAACAATAAATCTTTTCATCATAATTTAGCTAGTTGTCTTGAATGAAAATCAAATCACTCTCGGTTATTTGATTTTCTGAAGCAATATAGCTAAATGGCTCAATATTTCGAAAACTTAACTCATCGATAAAATAGATTTTAACATTCTTATCAAATCCTTGCCAGTCAATATGTTTTACTTTATTCAATTGCAAAGCAGGGTTGCCTTTTGTTAAAATCGCAATTGAAGAACCTCTTTCCAAAATAGATGCAAACAATAATTTTATTTCGTTGAAAAGGTAAAGCTTTAGTGGAAGATGCCCATTTACCATCAAACGCTCAAAATTCTCCTTATAATCATTGCTAAAACTGAACCGCTCAGAAGTCATTTCATAAACCGCATCCTCACCCTTCTCAAGATAAACATCCTTCATAAAAGAAACCATATCTGTAGCCATTGTCTTACCTTCAGTAAACTCAACAAATTGAGCAAACAAATAATAGATTTGTAACAGATAGTCCTTCTTAGGAATTAGGACATCATCAACTTCGAATAAATAAAGTTTCTTATCTAATGGAATTTTAGAAATATCAATCATATTAAATCGTACATAAAGCTACATCATCGCCTTCATCTGAAACAGCATACAATCCACTAATACCACCATCAAAATCATTTGAATTATTCAAGCTTTTTCCATGAAGGAATAAGGAAAGCTCAACAGATGAATTCGGATTTTCCAAGACAAAGACCTCTTCTAAGGTTTCTCTATCGGGACAGAGCAATTGAATCCCATATTCTTCAAATAAAATCTTTGCTTCTGAAATAGTTTGAATTTCCGAAAGACCTAAAGGTAAAACAAGATCAACCTGCCTGTCTAGACTCAACTTCAATATCTCATGGGCATAGGTAGGATTTACTCCTGTCGGAATCTTAAGATAATTGGAAGCCAAAAAACTAGGCACTTCCTCAGAAGTAGAAAAAAGAATCTCAAATTTGTCCTGGAGCATTTTGGAAATCCTCTGCGCCAAAGGTCTGGTACCAAAGGTTATTAAAAGCTTTTGCATATTAATAGATTAAGCCGTCTCGCATATGAATAGTACGGTCAGATATTCTTGCCAACTCTTCGTTGTGAGTAACTATGATAAATGTTTGTTGCATCTTCTCGCGCAGGTCGAAAAACAACTGATGCAGCGCAGTAGCATTTTCAGAGTCAAGGTTACCTGATGGCTCATCCGCCAAAATCAAAGTCGGATTGTTGATCAGTGCTCGAGCTACCGAAACACGTTGTTGTTCACCACCAGACATCGCGGATGGCTTATGATTGGCCCGATGTGAAACCCTAAAATATCAAGTAAATCCAAAGCGCGCTTCTCAACAGATTTCTTGTCCTGTCCTGCGATAAACCCTGGAATACAAACATTCTCCAAGGCTGTAAACTCAGGCAATAAATGATGAAATTGAAAGACAAATCCAATATGTCTGTTCCTGAAATCACTAAGTTGCTTTTCATTCAACGCAAAAACATCCTCTCCCTCTATCAAAACCGTACCTTTATCAGGCTTATCCAAAGTACCGATGATATGAAGTAGCGTACTTTTACCAGCACCAGAAGCACCAACGATAGATACAATCTCACCCTTTTTAACTGAAATACTAACTCCTTTTAAGATTTCAAGGTCTCCATAGGACTTAAAAACATTATTTGCTTTCAATATCATATTGCGAAAATAATAAAAAACAAAAACATCCAATCCCATACCTGAGATTATAAATATGATGACGAACACGGAGACTCAATTTTATCGTAATAATAACTTGTCCCTTCCGAATAAATACGCTATTTTTACTGCAAATTTTTTTATCAATGAACATTCACGAATATCAAGGAAAAGAAATACTTAAGAGTTTCGGAGTAAGAGTACAAGAAGGTATTGTTGCTGAAACCCCAGAGCAGGCTGTTGAAGCTGCTAAGAGAATGAAAGAAGAATTCAACTCGGATTGGGTTGTGGTAAAAGCACAATCCATGCGGGTGGCCGTGGTAAAGGTGGTGTGTAAAATTAGCTAAAAACCATGACGAAGTATTGCAACGCTCTACGGACATCATCGGAATGCAACTAGTAACTCCACAAACTGGTCCAGAAGGTAAAAAAGTTAACAAGGTTTTAATCGCGCAGGATGTATATTATCCAGGTGATAGCGAAACCAAAGAATTCTATATGTCCGTATTATTAGACCGTGCTACTGGTCGTAACATCATTATGTACTCTACAGAAGGTGGTATGGATATCGAAGAAGTTGCAGAAAAAACTCCACACTTAATTTTCAAAGAAGAAATCGACCCTAAAGTAGGTCTTCAAGGTTTCCAAGCTCGTAAAATTGCTTTCAACTTAGGACTGTCTGGTGCAGCTCACAAAGACATGGTGAAATTCGTAGCAGCGCTTTACAAAGCTTACGATTCTATCGATGCTTCTATGTTTGAAATTAACCCAGTATTAAAAACTTCTGACGACAAAATTCTTGCCGTAGACGCTAAAGTTAACTTAGATGAGAACGCACTTTACCGTCACCCAGAAATCGCTGCTTTACGCGATATTACTGAAGAAGACCCTACTGAAGTAGAAGCAGGCGAATTCAACTTGAACTATGTGAAACTAGATGGAAACGTAGGATGTATGGTGAATGGTGCCGGGCTTGCAATGGCAACTATGGACATCATTAAAATCGCTGGTGGTGAACCTGCAAACTTCCTAGACGTAGGTGGTACTGCTAATGCGGAAACTGTAAAAGCTGGTTTCAACATCATCTTAAAAGACCCTAACGTTAAAGCTATCTTAATCAATATCTTCGGTGGTATCGTTCGTTGTGACCGTGTTGCGCAAGGTGTAATCGATGCATACAACGAAATCGGAAACATCCCAGTGCCAATTATCGTACGCCTACAAGGTACTAACGCTAAAGAAGCTAAAGAATTAATCGACAATTCAGGACTTAAAGTTTACTCAGCAATCCTTTTAAAAGAAGCTGCTGAACTAGTAACTAAAGTACTAGAAGAAGGAAAATAAAATTAAACACAAAAAAAGCCGGGCTTTCAAAAGAAGCCCGGCTTTTTTTGTAGACAATAGACACCAGACATTAGACATTAGACAAATTGAATGTTCCGCTATTTGCACAATTCTTAACGCTTGTTATCTTGATTGTTCTGAAATAAATTTCCCCCTTTCCAATTCTTATGTCTTGTGTCTTATGTCTTATGTCTATAATTATGCAATAAAATTCCCCCTTTCCAATTCTTATGTCTTGTGTCTTATGTCTTATGTCTATAATATGAAATAAAATTCTCCCCCATTCCAATTCTTATGTCTTGTGTCTTATGTCTTATGTCTATAATATGAAATAAAATTCTCCCCCATTCCAATTCTTATGTCTTGTGTCTTATGTCTAATGTCTATAATTACACAATATGCAATAAATTTCCCCCTTTCCAATTCTTATGTCTTGTGTCTTATGTCTTATGTCTATAATTATACTACTTTTGTATAAACACAAATTTTAAAGACTATGACAACATCTACTTCGGATATTTCACGTGAGAAGTCAGCGAAGTTATTTGAGAAAGCTAAGGAATATTTCCCTGGCGGTGTAAACTCCCCTGTTCGTGCATTCAAATCAGTATATGGAACTCCTTTATTTATTGAACGTGGCGATAAAGCTCACCTTTGGGATGCTGATGGAAATGAATTTATTGATTATTGCTGTTCTTGGGGCCCATTGATTTTGGGACATAATACCCCAGAAATTCGACAAGCAGTTCAAGATCAATTGGAAAAAGGATTAAGCTTTGGAGCTCCAACTGCCTTGGAAAATGAATTGGCAGAATTAATCCTGAAAAACAACAAAAAAATTGAAAAAATTCGATTCGTAAGCTCAGGAACAGAAGCTGTCATGTCAGCAATTCGATTGGCAAGAGGATATACAAAAAGAGATAAGATTGTAAAATTCGAAGGATGCTATCATGGACACTCTGATTCACTACTAGTAAAAGCAGGATCAGGATTGGTAACTTTCGGTGAAACATCATCCGCAGGTGTACCTAAAGCATTTGCTGATGAAACAATAGTCATCGCTTTAAATGATAAAGAAGCACTCGAAAAAGTGTTCGCAGATTTTAAAGATCAAATTGCTGCAGTAATTATCGAAGGAGTCCCTGCAAATAATGGCCTTCTAATTCAAGATAAAGATTACATACATTTCCTTAGAGACATCACCAAGCAAAATGGAGCTCTACTGATCATGGACGAAGTCATAACAGGCTTTAGACTGGGATTTGAAGGTGCTTCAAAATATTACGATATCCAACCTGATATCTTAACTTATGGAAAGATTATTGGTGGCGGCATGCCTGTAGGTGCCTACGGTGCCTCAAAAGAATTAATGGCTTGCATTTCCCCTGATGGTGCAGTATACCAAGCAGGAACATTGTCAGGAAACCCAGTGGCAATGGCAGCAGGAATCGCAGCATTACAAATCTTAGCACAACCAGGTTTTTACGAAAAAATAGAACAAACAACTCAACAGTTTGTTCAAGAATTACGTTCATACATTCAAGAAAAAGGTTACGAGGTAACATTGACCACAATTGGATCCATTTTCTGGTTTG
The Sphingobacterium daejeonense genome window above contains:
- a CDS encoding substrate-binding domain-containing protein, whose protein sequence is MPKLSEPFFSEAISAIENVAEERKYTVLLGQSLDDENRELNIIQTFKKHRVDGILISMSKNTGDTDFLDILAKTEIPIVFFDCVPDMPNVHKVYSDLASGMIEAIDAFVDRGHQKIALINGPESLLASKERAEAFKVAMDKNGIEYDASYVVNTDLTEAGNEEAMEKICTLVDRPSALISFNDFVTLDLIRYAKQRGIILNQDMFFISYANYPLWKYMDNPPMGSIEQYPEKQAHKAAEILFDIIDKKEYTDTAQEVVYPSKLVLK
- a CDS encoding OmpP1/FadL family transporter translates to MKRLLLSLLLASPSLLFAQGSQVNTQSQKAVGMAGAGSALFIDETSIVYNPGALVKMENNGVQIGGSAIMYRSQFQEAGSPDVHNTRFQISPPFGAYATFGPKGSWWKAGIGVYTPFGGSVDWGTEWPGRFSLTHLSMRAIYIQPTVSFKLTEQFSVGGGFVYNIGLVDLGRALPVFYPDGRNGQATLKGTGTGMGYNLGVHYTLDETFALSVNYRSKVVTKLEGGDATFDVPSSLAANFPNGKFDAELPLPSSFNVGITFPLSEKVDAAIDGSLINYSIYKELVFDYENNTPVLQDTRSEKRYQNAFSGKAGINYEVNDKLDLRLGAGYVYTPVQAKYVYPETPDNNRVMAAGGLTYKFNPNWQMSAAYVFQKILKRTTTNAETQLRGAYETNIHAPGISVSYYW
- a CDS encoding OsmC family protein gives rise to the protein MKVHLKRQNQGVHFEASSELSSVKVNIDGPESIGGEGKGVRPMELVLMALGSCSVFDLTTILQKQRQDIQDIDVEVQGERREEIPNIFTKIHIAFKLKGEIDPAKAERAAELAVKKYCSVHDMLANGGIEITYSLQIN
- a CDS encoding trans-sulfuration enzyme family protein, coding for MNNEQSKIIREQAQRSSLREHSVPLYLTSSFIFDSAEQGRAVFADEEEAMVYSRYANPNTTEFINKVCLLEDAEAGLAFASGMGAIFATFAAFMQQGDHIVSSRAIFGSTHQLFTQLFPRWGVTTTYVDAINQEEWEKAIQPNTKFIFLESPSNPGLELVDLEWLGGLKKKYPNIIFAIDNCFATPYLQKPLPYGFDLSIHSATKYMDGQGRVLGGVVVGKEELIEKMMFLIRHTGPAMSPFNAWVLSKSIETLGLRMDRHCSNALALAQELEKNKEILDVKYPFLPSHPQYELAKKQMKAGGGIVTIEVKGGKERAFQFLDALKMILYTSNLGDSRSIATHPASTTHSKLTEEEREKLGIRPGTIRLSIGIEDQNDIIQDILQALDASVK
- the tpx gene encoding thiol peroxidase; protein product: MAQVSFKGNAVHTSGELPKVGETAPDFTLTAGDLSQKSLKDFAGKKVILNIFPSIDTGTCAMSVRQFNEKASGLDNTVVLCISKDLPFAQSRFCAAEGLENVITLSDFKDESFANAYGVKFTDGPLTGLLSRSVVVVDENGKVKYTEQIAETTEEPNYEAALAAV
- a CDS encoding LacI family DNA-binding transcriptional regulator, with product MAGNKPTTIKEIARKLKISPSTVSRALNDHPSIGLVTTMRVKKMAEEMAYEPNQNCHIF
- a CDS encoding SGNH/GDSL hydrolase family protein, with product MVENLLPPFFSQDQENGSGYIKFGGFDTNGNPVMEPVTDKLAVRGLNPDGKPLYTKYTDPIQNLGVPGMRLDMSMAPGVGTVMGNPYFERLLPEGTPATMKYVEYAASHEHTFFTFWLGNNDVLGYATNGAAATEDATKKLLDLPTFEFAYNAFVKALVGTGAKGVVATIPDVTAIPVLNTLTTARLNAAVEAATEGQAKNVYIATKKGPRIATETDLFMLTFPTALLGKPNEAGIPYGIHPLNPIADNYVLDKDEVVEVSNRVKAFNEKIKAIAGANDLAVADVYTFLNKVKSGYNYNGVHISAAFITGNAFSLDGVHLTPMGNAIVANVFIDAINAKYNSKNRKN